Proteins encoded within one genomic window of bacterium:
- a CDS encoding DUF4438 domain-containing protein: MIRTNKDRVVKLSVQGRVAFPAPTRSHSVDAGGGPFALPSIGGISYNIKVGHSAFGWEGDHLEPGVSTVVDEEKRYGFQNASYHFYSCIGNEAVIVTGDAKGKKGVVTGHHGGAEHVMIDFPDEVLEKLNMDDKFLVKGWGQGLKLLDYPDILCYSLDPMLLQKMGIKELKAGKIEVPVAALVPGYLMGSGTGSTSMGTGDYDIMTTDRAEIKRLGLDRLRFGDFVAIMDHDNCYGRSWRKGAVTIGIVVHSDCLLAGHGPGITTLISSAKPLIVPKIDKHANIAEIMKIGIFRPVKKAKPKKK; the protein is encoded by the coding sequence AAATTGTCTGTTCAGGGGAGGGTTGCCTTTCCTGCGCCTACGAGAAGTCATTCGGTAGATGCTGGCGGAGGTCCCTTCGCACTGCCTTCAATTGGCGGCATTAGTTACAATATTAAAGTCGGACATTCCGCCTTCGGATGGGAGGGCGACCACCTGGAGCCTGGTGTCTCTACGGTTGTCGACGAGGAGAAGCGATATGGTTTTCAAAACGCTTCCTACCATTTTTACTCCTGCATAGGCAACGAGGCTGTCATAGTTACAGGCGACGCAAAAGGAAAGAAAGGCGTGGTTACAGGTCATCACGGCGGGGCTGAGCACGTGATGATCGATTTCCCTGATGAAGTTCTTGAGAAGCTTAATATGGACGATAAGTTCCTCGTAAAGGGATGGGGGCAAGGTCTCAAGCTACTCGATTATCCCGATATTCTCTGCTACAGCCTTGATCCCATGCTTCTTCAGAAGATGGGTATAAAGGAGTTGAAAGCCGGCAAAATTGAAGTGCCTGTTGCCGCTTTGGTTCCAGGTTATCTTATGGGTTCAGGCACAGGTTCTACATCTATGGGCACCGGCGACTACGACATAATGACTACCGATCGCGCCGAGATAAAAAGGCTCGGGCTAGACAGGCTTCGTTTTGGCGATTTCGTTGCCATTATGGATCATGACAACTGCTATGGACGCAGCTGGCGCAAAGGAGCAGTCACAATTGGGATAGTCGTTCATTCCGATTGCCTTCTAGCCGGTCATGGTCCCGGTATAACTACTTTGATTTCATCCGCAAAGCCCCTTATTGTACCGAAGATAGACAAGCATGCGAATATTGCAGAAATTATGAAAATAGGTATCTTCCGTCCTGTTAAGAAGGCGAAGCCGAAGAAAAAGTAA